The Cynocephalus volans isolate mCynVol1 chromosome 2, mCynVol1.pri, whole genome shotgun sequence genome window below encodes:
- the NKX2-6 gene encoding homeobox protein Nkx-2.6, whose amino-acid sequence MLLSRATSTPFSVSDILQLEGQQSGPAVSPHRGVQRNPDNSRYLRMAPEPRGSDDHYTGSGGSSGDRRQDRSEPPGNPCEADMEVHAERARESQLDLSPASPLRGGTGMSGPSVGNSGDSMRGGGTEQPRARQRRKPRVLFSQAQVLALERRFKQQRYLSAPEREHLASALQLTSTQVKIWFQNRRYKCKRQRQDKSLELAGHPLAPRRVAVPVLVRDGKPCLGPSAPAFPGPYGAPATPYSCYGGYSSAPYGAGYGSGYSGVTPGPVPPTPLAGAGFGHSGPSATPQSHLPATLQGVRAW is encoded by the exons ATGCTGCTGAGCCGGGCCACCTCCACCCCCTTTTCTGTCAGTGACATCCTGCAGCTGGAGGGCCAGCAAAGCGGCCCCGCGGTTTCGCCACACCGGGGAGTGCAGAGGAACCCCGACAACTCTCGGTACCTGCGAATGGCCCCAGAACCGCGAGGGTCAGATGATCACTACACCGGTagtggcggcagcagcggcgACAGAAGGCAAGACCGATCAGAGCCTCCTGGCAATCCCTGTGAGGCGGACATGGAGGTGCACGCGGAACGGGCGAGGGAGTCAC AGCTGGACCTGAGCCCGGCCTCTCCCCTCCGCGGCGGGACTGGGATGTCGGGGCCCAGCGTCGGCAACAGCGGCGACAGCATGCGCGGTGGCGGCACGGAGCAGCCCAGGGCGCGGCAGCGGCGGAAGCCGCGCGTGCTCTTCTCGCAGGCGCAGGTGCTGGCCCTGGAGCGGCGCTTCAAGCAGCAGCGGTACCTGTCGGCGCCCGAGCGCGAGCACCTGGCCAGCGCGCTGCAGCTCACGTCCACGCAAGTCAAGATCTGGTTCCAGAACCGGCGCTACAAGTGCAAGAGGCAGCGCCAGGACAAGTCGCTGGAACTGGCCGGCCACCCTCTAGCGCCGCGCCGGGTGGCGGTGCCAGTGCTGGTGCGCGACGGCAAGCCCTGCCTGGGCCCCAGCGCGCCCGCCTTCCCTGGCCCCTACGGAGCGCCCGCGACCCCCTATTCCTGCTACGGCGGCTACTCGAGCGCCCCCTACGGCGCGGGCTACGGCAGCGGCTACTCAGGCGTGACCCCGGGCCCAGTGCCACCCACACCCCTGGCGGGAGCGGGCTTCGGCCACAGCGGCCCGAGCGCCACCCCGCAGAGCCATCTGCCTGCCACACTGCAGGGCGTCAGGGCCTGGTGA